Genomic window (Setaria italica strain Yugu1 unplaced genomic scaffold, Setaria_italica_v2.0 scaffold_11, whole genome shotgun sequence):
TAACGAGAAGTCATTAAGGGAAAGCATTGGAGGACTAATGAGAAAAGACTTATTTACATTTATTAAATGATAAGCTTGGTTGTGTTTCTTATCATTGTGTCAAGGTGAAATATCCCTACGTCAAAAGAGAATATAGGGAGTATTACGTACCCTCTTGGAAGGGATGGCGGCGAGGAGCTGCTCCATTGGCAGCAGCGGCGCGGTTGTCTCGGCGATCACCTCCACCACCTTGCAGTAGGCCGCCCTCCTATTGTTGGCCATGCATCCGATGAGCTCCGCCACCTGGAGGTTGGAGACGAGGCCACCCACGTAGGTGTCCTCCATTGCCACCACCAGGTTGTGTGTCTCCTTAAAAGTGTCTGTCGGCCTCTCCATTCCTCCGGGCCTTATGATCTACTTACACCATTATTAATTGGCAGCATTCCTTACACCGTGTAATGTAATATAAATTTCATGCTCCGTCcgtcccagaatatagctatgtttagatttttttcaaagtcaaatataaaagaaaaataattggcAGCATTATATTATTGGCAAATCGACAACGACACGTACAAGCTAAGGTAAGGTAGGAATTAATTAGAGCAGGAGGGAGTGCCTGCCTATACCGTGTATGGGATGCCACTGGCGATGAGTGCTTCTTCAGCTCGTCTCTTCCAGAGCAGAACGCCCCAGAACAAGCTGCTTGTTCATTAATTATTAGTTATATTTGCCAAGAAAATCGATTAAGCCACGAATTAGTATCAAGCAGCTAGTAGGCCGTTGTTGCTTATATTAATTAATTCCAAGTGAGATGGGATCGATCGATTACTTGAGGAGGAACGCAGGGAAGCCGATCCTGTTGGTGCCCAGGGATGTAACCAGGACGAAGTGCTCGACCTGTGCAGCAGTGGCTGCTTGTACAAGCTTGGTGGTGGCCATGTAGTCGATGCGGTACGGCCCCGTGACATCCAAGATCTCCTTCTCGCTGGCACCAATGGAGCACACCACCAGTGAAGCATTGCCGATGGCCTCAACGATGCCGTCCTGCGGCTGCTTCTCCAGATCACACTCCACGATCTCAAGCTTCTCCGAGGCTGCATATCGATTAATAAGATCACTATCATCAGCTCGATATATTAGATAGATGACACTGATCGAGATCGCATCGTTGTCTGCGTTGATCATCTCACGCGAAATCGCAGCTGCTGCGTTGCCGTCTAGTTTCAGCTGCTGGACGCTCTGGAAATCAATGCAGATTCATTCCTTCATTATTCATATTGATCATCCTCTCCATTGTATTgagtaaataaaataaataattgaTGCACAAGCAAGCTAAGTAAGGTACCTGCACCAGGGACGACGCCCTCTCCGCGTTCCTGACGGCAGCGCGGACACGGAAGCCAAGCTTGATGAGCTCCCTTACGGCTCGGGAGCCAACTCTTCCGGTGGCGCCGGCCACGAAGACGAGGTCTTTCtctttctgctgctgctgcggcggcggcggcgtcgcggcacTAGAAGCGGAAGCAGAAGCACGAGGCGGCCATGCCCTTGGCCGGGCTGGTAGTGAGTTACTGCTACTGATCAAGCTCCTCTGCTTGAGCTTGAGCAGCCACGGACTAGGGCGACTGGTATTGCATGACGCCGGCGACGAAGAAGATGGGTGGCCGTGGCGCAGAGGCGACAGGGAGGCGACGGTGTCCATGCCCACTCCCAGCTCTTCTCACGGGAAAACTAAACACACCGACACGGCCGGATGAATTTTTTAGGATCCGACGTGGCGTCGCCGAGTCCACACTCTGGGATAGCGTGGGGTCCACCCCTAATCCCCCTTGTCGTTTCTCGTCCTCTCTCTTGCCCCGGCAACACCTCGCTTTCTTCCATTTAACTTGATTGAGCCCCACTTTTTATTCGGTTGCAGTTCTTTCTAGCTAAACATGAGGTTTACAGCCCATATATTTGGACTTGTGCCGTGGCAAATCCTCAGGTAAAGAGTCCCTTTGGTAAGAATCCGGCTCCTCCTAAAATATCTCCAGACTCTAACTTTTCTGGTGGAGCAACTTCTCTGGTGAAGTTGAagtcattttaaaaaaatatttgtcaTAACGGCTTCTCCTAAAATATCTCCAGACTCTAGCTTTTCTGGTGGAGCAACTTTTCTGGTGGAGTTGAGGTcattttagaaaaatatttgtcATAACGGCTTCTCCTATTTCTTCTGAATAATGTGAGGGTCAAATGTATATTGCACCCCTCCCTATTTTCACTTTATTGTACACACAATTTTATATGTTCCCGCAATTTATAATATCATTGCATGCGGAAATTAAAAAAGGATTAATAAGTAATGGATACAATTATAGATTActaattatttctttttctatttttatggTTCTCTCTTCCCCTTGTTTCTTTCCTCCTTATCCGCTACTCACTCCCATCCTCATCCTTCCTCCACCCAATAGCACACCATGTCCCTCCTTCCTCCACCCAATAGCACACCATGTCCCTCCTTCCTCCGCCTTGCGGTGGTCCCACCATCCTGCAAGCAGCACGTGGCTCTGACCTCATCGTGCCACGCCCTTGCCACCACATTGTGGCCCTGACGCGCCACCCCACTATGGCCTCGCGGTGCAGCCCTCGCCGCTCCCCAGCTCCATCGCGCCGGTCCTGTGCCGTCCCGCAGCCCTAATGCACGCTCCGGCCCTGCCGCATCGCTCCCCTGTCATCGTGCCTTTGCTGCTATCCTACTGCTTCTATTGCTCCACCGCCGTTGGTGCCCAGCTGCACGCTCCGCTGTGGTCGCTACTCTTCGCCACCGTGTGCTCCGCTGCAGTTGGTGCCTAGCTGCTACTTCTGCTTCGCATGGAGCAGCTAGTGCCCGGCAGTGCGCTGCCCTTGGCCACTGCACGCCCCATCGGGGGTTGGGTGGGTTGGGAGGCTGGTGGCATTTTAGGGTGAAAATTAGGTGAACTCTATAGGCATTTTGGTACAATCGATGCGAGTGCGGAAGGAGGAGCCACTGGAGCTAGTATTTTCAGCTCCAGATCTCAGTTCATTTTCGCGAATGGCTTTGCGAGTGCTTCACTATTGAAGTTGTTTTCTTTTATGCATTTGGTATGACTCCTTCAGAAGCTGAAGTCGGAGCCATTGGCGTCCTACCAAAAGCCTCAAAATTTCTATTTCCTTGGCATGACATTCAAGTACCCCCTTTCACCAGTTTTGCCCCAAAGTACAATATGGAACATGTTAAGCCTCAAAATTTCTATTTCCTTGGCATGACATTCAAGTACCCCCTTTCACCAGTTTTGCCCCAAAGTACAATATGGAACATGTTAAGGTGTCTCACGTATTTTTAAGACCAAAACCATATGCAGCAGGATGTGTGCTACATTACACGTAtaacaaaagaataaaataGGAGACAAAATAAGAAAGAATGGGCGGCAGGAATCTCAACAATGCGTGTGTTTTTTTGGCCGAATGCAAAGATTAGGACCATTCACGAAGAAGGCGGTGGGCAGGTCCGGTGGGTTCGCAGtcaggaggccgccgccgccgcgacctctGACATCAGGCGCGCCTGCGGCGGGTCAATGGGCCGTGGATTGCCATCCAGCTGCTCCATCCGGCTCCAGGCAAGTGATTCCCTGCTCGCTGCTCCACCCATCCCCTGTGACTGACTGGATGAGAGAACTCACTTATCGGCAAGTCCGTTGTCTgcattacaataatatgaaattcatatgaTGGATCGATGTACATCCATCATGGGTACAACAACGAATCACGAAACCATAGCGACAGCAAtagcatcacgcaatgcacccatATCCATGTCATCTCGTaaagcagcaccaccaccatctaTGCTAGGTTAGGTTGGATTACCATCATCTTCCTTAAAAATCCCATTCAAAATGCACGGCTAGCTGCGGGGGCCAAGCCCAAGGGCGCGGCATCGGATGCAGGGAGGCGGGTAGGGGCGGCTGGCGGTGGGGGGCAAGCCCAAGGGTGTGGCGTCGGTTGCAAGGAGGCGGGCAGGGGCGGCCAGCTGCGGGGGCTAAGCCCGGCGGAGGCAGGGAGGCGGGTAGCGAGAACCGAGCCGGCGGTGAACTGAGATGGCGGCGACGGGATCTGCAGGAGGTGGCGAACGGGATCTAGCCGGTGGAGAGCGGGAAATTTGCAAGGGACCGGTGGAGGCAGGTGGGGCGGTGGAAAAATCGCTTTGTTTGCCCCAGAAGCACCTCCCGAGCCGCGTACAGGATAAGCGGTGCGCTAGTTATTTCCTAGATTGTGGGCTAAGCGGCTTAGGTGGTAAGCAGGAAATAAGCAAGACGTTTGGGTGAACTTatggcttatttccaccgataaatGGGAAATAAGCGGATCCAGGCCCAAAACCACGGCACCCCAACGGGTTCCACCCGCCTACTTGAAGGATCCAAAAATTCTTAGCCTGATTTTAATGCAAACTGAGGGGGGAAAACAGCGTCGTCTCGCAGGGTGACGGGAGgggcccctccgccgccccaaAAACCACCGCACACTGCCTCCGGACTCCGGACTCCGGACTCCGCACTCTGTGGCTCGCCATAGCTGCTTCTGTCACTGCATGCATGCTTATTGACTGGCTTCCAATGGGCAGCAAGATCAGCGGAAGAGAAGGAAATATGTGATATCCGGCAAAATTAGGGGCACTGGATGGATGAGCTGCCCATGAGCAACTGATTTTATAAGCCACTGGCGCGAGATGGTGACCGACAACGCTGCCTCGTGCTATGCgttggagaagaaaggagagatCTTTGCATAATTGGGCTGCGGCTAGTGAACGGATTGGATGGGCCACGGCAGCCCATTTCACAACCTAAGGTTTTCCAGGGTTTAGGAGTTGAGTGTCTGCTAATCACATCAGCGGCAATGACATTAACATTGTGGTAACCTGCATTCCATCAACTTCCATAAGCCATAATTTTAGTACCAGCACCAAGGCAAGGAATTCCCAATAACAATCTATCAATCAGAGATTCAGAGTTGGGATGGCTCGTCAGCCAGAACAAATTCATCGAAGCAGGGCAGGCTGTGCACTCCATGATGCATAGGATCATCATCGATGAACAACATAGGTTGGTTTCTTCATTCATCCATTATTGACGGAGAGAGATGGATGATCGAGAAGCAGGCTACCGATCGGATCAGATATTCGGATGGGAGATGTACTATGCAGTACTAGTAATAGAAATTACTTTATTGCTACTAAAAAGAAGACAACAACAAAGGAAGGAAGGATAGATTGGTTGATAATAGACGGCAGAAATGGTCACTCGGATCTGGCGGCGAATCGCTCGACCTTTGGGTCGTTGAGGTTGATCCCGACCATTGCCTCCCCGAGCCCCGCGCTGACTTCGGCGAGGATGTTCGGGTCGCTGTAGTGGGTGACGGCCTGCACGATggctcgcgcccgccgcgcaGGGTCGCCGCTCTTGAAGATGCCGGAGCCGACGAAGACTCCGTCGCATCCGAGCTGCATCAtgagcgcggcgtcggcgggggtGGCGACTCCCCCCGCGGCGAACTGGACGACGGGGAGGCGTCCCAGCTGCTTGGTCTGCATGACGAGGTCGTAGGGGGCGGCGATGCGCTTGGCGTAGGCGAAgacctcgtcgtcgtccatgtTACGGAGCGCGCGGATGTCGCCCATGACGGAGCGGACGTGGCGCACGGCCTCGACGACGTTGCCCGTGCCAGCCTCCCCCTTGGTGCGGATCATGGCGGCTCCCTCGCGGACGCGGCGCAGCGCCTCGCCGAGGTCGCGGCAGCCGCAGACGAAGGGGACGCGGAAGTTGTGCTTGTTGATGTGGTGGGCGTCGTCGGCGAGGGTGAGGACCTCGCTCTCGTCCACGTAGTCTACGCCGATGGCCTCAAGGATCTGGGCCTCGACGAAGTGGCCGATGCGCGCCTTGGCCATGACGGGGATGGTGACGGCGCGCTTGATGTCGCGGATGAGGCCCGGGTCGGACATGCGGGCGACGCCGCCCTGCGCGCGGATGTCGGCGGGGACGCGCTCCAGGGCCATGACGGCGCAGGCCCCGGCCTCCTCGGCGAGGCGCGCCTGCTCCGGGGTGACGACGTCCATGATGACGCCGCCGCGCAGCATCTGCGCTAGGCCGACCTTGACGGAGAAGGTGGACTTGGACTGCTTGGAGGGCTCCAGCAGGGCGGCGCCGTTGTTGCCGTAGACGGTGACCACGCCGCTGCCGTTGCCGTCGGAAGCCATTTCGTTCTCTCTTGGGAGGTGGGGTGGGGGATTGGTTGGGTTTCTCTCTGGATCTGCTTACTAGTCTCTCTGCTCCCTCTCTCTCGGGaggtggatgaggaggaggtggaggaggaggagagaagataggAGGGGATTCTGGAGCCTTCCCTTCCCTCTGCCTGCTTCTTTTAAGGCTCAGGCAGGCTCTCCCACTCCCAGGCACagagggggggagagagaggcggcggcggcggcggctgccccggGCAGGAGAGAACAAGTCTGGTAGGTGGGCGGAAGGGAAATGGGTGGCGACGGCGGTCCAGTGGGATGCACGGACGGCCCAGATGGCCTCCTAGGTCAGTAGGAGTAGTAAAAACACACACGACACGAGGAAAAAGAGGAGGAATCCAATCCCatctttccttcttccttccattcCTTGGTTGGCTGTTGGCCTCTCTTCACCACTCAACTCGAGCGTTCCCTTCTTCCTTTCGACTCCGCGATCTACTGCCCTCTCCGTTTTAAATTATAAGCTATTTCAACTTCCtctcaaatttgatcaaatttatacaataaaatactaatatCAAATATGTattattagtttcttcattaaatatatttttaatagtatatctattcggtatCATAAACCTTTATGATgttttctataattttagtcaaacataaaatgatttgattCTCAAAAAAGTTGAAACGACTTGttatttggaacgaagggagcaTTAATTAATTATAGATA
Coding sequences:
- the LOC101763534 gene encoding protein TIC 62, chloroplastic, with translation MDTVASLSPLRHGHPSSSSPASCNTSRPSPWLLKLKQRSLISSSNSLPARPRAWPPRASASASSAATPPPPQQQQKEKDLVFVAGATGRVGSRAVRELIKLGFRVRAAVRNAERASSLVQSVQQLKLDGNAAAAISPSEKLEIVECDLEKQPQDGIVEAIGNASLVVCSIGASEKEILDVTGPYRIDYMATTKLVQAATAAQVEHFVLVTSLGTNRIGFPAFLLNLFWGVLLWKRRAEEALIASGIPYTIIRPGGMERPTDTFKETHNLVVAMEDTYVGGLVSNLQVAELIGCMANNRRAAYCKVVEVIAETTAPLLPMEQLLAAIPSKREPPAEDETEKVKSIANG
- the LOC101764753 gene encoding probable pyridoxal 5'-phosphate synthase subunit PDX1.1 → MASDGNGSGVVTVYGNNGAALLEPSKQSKSTFSVKVGLAQMLRGGVIMDVVTPEQARLAEEAGACAVMALERVPADIRAQGGVARMSDPGLIRDIKRAVTIPVMAKARIGHFVEAQILEAIGVDYVDESEVLTLADDAHHINKHNFRVPFVCGCRDLGEALRRVREGAAMIRTKGEAGTGNVVEAVRHVRSVMGDIRALRNMDDDEVFAYAKRIAAPYDLVMQTKQLGRLPVVQFAAGGVATPADAALMMQLGCDGVFVGSGIFKSGDPARRARAIVQAVTHYSDPNILAEVSAGLGEAMVGINLNDPKVERFAARSE